The stretch of DNA CTGTCTCTTCGCGAAGCGGAACAAATGATCTTCGGCAGCGGCGGCGAGGCCTACTTCCACAGCAATTTCGCCTCGCCTGCGGCTAAGCAGCTGGAAACCGCCGATCCCCTGCGGGAATGGTCGCCGCTGCTCGCCGCTCCTGATGGGGCAAATCCGGGAATCACGTTCTTCCAGCTGGCGGAATGGACCGCCGACCGGGACGATGCCGGCAGCGTGCTGTACGGGCTCCGCCAGCACATGGCCGGCCTCAGAGCGGCGATTGCCTCATCACGGGAAGAACTGGAGCTGCTGTACGAGGACAGTGTGGACCGCCTGCCCTTTCAACGGGTGCCGCTGATGGATAAGCGGACGGTCCGAAACTTCATTCATTATCTGTTCGCCGAAGGCTACGGTGCAAAATATGAGCTGCTGCTGCTGGAGAGCGAGCTTGCGCTATGCGCCCGTCTTGAAGCCGGGCTGGAGTCGCTGCATTCGGCAAGCGTCAGGCGGCTGAAGGCGATGGAGCGGCTGGAGGAGGAGCTTAAGGCGGCGGCGCTGGACAGCATCGGCCGGGCCGAAGGCGATATTGGCCGGAACATTATGGAGTATTATCGTGTCGTGACGGATGAAGTGATCGACGAGATTGAGGCCCGGCGCGGTCCCGGCGCCCTGATGGGCGAGCGGTATATGGGAAGCCTGCCGGACCTGCTGGATCGGGGCGTTGATGCGGTGCTGGATCGGTTGATCGAGGTATGCGGGCGGGAAATTCTGTCGGCGGAGCCAGTTGCGCTTTCCTTTGAGGAAGAGCTTCTGCGGCGGGCAAATGTCGCGGCGGCGTACGACAACCGGGAGGTATTATCTAGAGAGGAACTGTTCCGGCGTCTGTACCGCTCACTGGAAGAGGAGGCGGCCATCCATGTCCGTCTCTTTGAGTACACGCAGGAGCACCGCCATGAGGAAAAATATTTCTTCGGCGACAGCGGCTCGGAATTTTTGCGCTATGCGCTTTCCGCCGATGAGACGACGCGGATTTACCGGCTGGGCTTTGTGCATGAGCGGCGGCGCAGCGGTGTGGAGAAGCTGAACCTGATGGGCGGGTTCCATCTGGAGGACCTGTTATACTACCGCAACGGCCGGATCTATTATGAGACTTATTTAAAGAACGGTTACGAGCTGCACGGCGTGGATGAAGAGTCGCTTCCAGCCCTGCGCTAGAAGGCTTCCCGAAAGGATGATGAATCAATGCAGCGAAAATTGAATTTGCTACTCCTCTTGTTCAGTCTGATTGGCGGAGCGGTTGCCTTTTGTTTAGGCGAGCTGCTGCTGGGCCGCCTGCTCGGAGAATGGCCTTCCATTCTGGTCGTTGGCCTTTATTTTGCCATTGTGGCGCTTGGCATGGGACTCGGCTGTCTGCTCGCAGAGATGATTTCGCCGAGGTTGAACGGCTGGTCGTGGCGCCAGCGCTACCTTGGCTTATCGTGGAAGCTGCTCCCGCTAGCCGTTGTTATCCTGCTGGGTGTGGGGATATTGATGGAGTTCGTATATGAACTTAATTTCGGCGGTCTAAGGCCGGTCAAGGATATCGTGATGGTCATTGACGATTCCGGCAGCATGGAGCAGAGCGATCCCGGCAACAGCCGCTACTCGGCAGCCCGGGACCTCGTGATGCGGATGGATGGGGATAACAAGGTCGCGGTGCTGACTTTCAGCGATGAGGCGGCGGTCGTCCAGCCTCTGACTTCGCTTGCGAAGGCGGAGAACCGGGAGCAGGTGACGGGAGCGATTAACACTCTGCGGACGACCCAGGGCGGAACGAATCTTAGCGGCGCGCTGTCGGAGGCGCTGAATGTCATTAACGGCGACAGTTCCTCCGGCCGGGGAGCGATGGTTATTCTGCTGTCGGACGGAGTGAGCCGACTTGATACCTCTACAGAACTCCGGGCGTATGTGGACCAAGGTATCTCGGTCAACACGATCGGACTCAGCATTACTGATCCTTCCGGCCCTGCTCTGCTTAAGGCAATCGCTGCGACAACCGGCGGACAATATTATGATGTGACCGACGCGAACCGGCTGGCCGACATCTTCCGCCAGATTTACGACCGTCTCGGCGACCGGACGCTGCTTACGGAGCGGACGGACAACACGCAGCACAGCCCTTACTACGGGGCCCTGCGGATTCTGTCGATTGTATTGATCGGCGCCGGGCTCGGGCTCGGGCTCGGCATCGTCTTCGACAACCGCCACCTGGCCAAGAGTTTCGGCTTGGGAGGGATCGCGTCCGGCTTCCTGGCCGGCTTCACGCTGGAATACGGCCTGGGCAGCCATGGCTTCCTGAATGCGATGGTAAGGCTTCTTGCCGTGCTGCTGCTGACAGGCGTAATCGCGCTGTTCACCGCAATCGTTCCGGTGGGAGAAGGGCGCCTGACCCGGAAGGGGCGCGGAGAAGCACAGTCGCTGCCGCGATCGTCGCAGGGCTTTCCTGCACGCGGTAAGCGGAGCAGTAAAGGCTTCTAACAGCAAGGTAAAGATCACAAGGAAAGGGGCTGTGCGGGGATGAGGTACATCGAGCATTCACCGGACTTGCCGGCTATCACGGATATAACCTCGCACGTGGAGGACCGGACCTGCACGCTCAGGTGGCGCTGGCCGGACGGCCTGCAGGCCGTCTATATCCACAAAGGCCCAGGCGGCGGAGATCATCCGGAAGAGGACAGCTGCCCGCCCGGTGGTTTGAAGCTGTATACGCGTGAAGAATACAAAGCGGGCGGCGGTTATTATGACCGGCTGGAGGAAGTTGGTCCGGTGGCCTACACCGTATTTGCCCGTCTGACGGAGGACGGGGAAACCCTCCTGGTCCGGCAGAGGGACGGCGCCAATCGCGCCGCCGTCAGCGCGGGCAAGGCCCGGATCTATTACGCGATTGACCGCAAGCGGGGCTTGTTCCGCAAGGAACAGACCGTACATATGACCATTACGGCGGAAGTTCCCGTCGGCAGGGAAGTCCTGTGCTATGTCAAAAAGCGCGGCGGCAATCCGGCGTCAAAAGAGGACGGCATCCTCTTTCCTTTTGTGCAGGATTTCGCGCCCGGACGCAACGCTCTTCCGCCGATTGAGATCGGCAAGGACGATCACATTCGTATCTTTTTTACCGATGGGCCGAAGTATGGCCGCTACTATGAGCTGGTGCCGGAATGATCGGGGCCAGGGGGTCTGCGCCGTCCGTATGGAAGCTGTGTCCTGTAGAGCGGTCTTCTATTATGCATAGAACTTATGATTTTTCGGGGTCCCCGCAAAGTACCTGAGTAAACTTCGAGGCCATGGCTGCACTTTGTGGGGTTATTTTAGGAGGGTGAACATATGTCTTTTTTCAGCCGCTTTTTAAAAAAGAACCAGCCGCAGCCGCGGCCGCTTTTTTATGATATCGTATGTCCGTATTGCTTCAGCAAATTTGCGCCATCGGATGTGGTCTTTCGGGCCACGCACAGCCGGGAGGACGATGAAGATTACGCGCTCGGCGAAGACGATGCGCTCAATAAATACCGCGACCTGTTCGGACTCGACTCGGTGGACGATCTCGAAGCGATCATTCCGCCGTCCGACATTCCGGAGGAGCATCATCATTATACGGATCATGTGCTGACCGGGCTTACCGACCGCTACGGAATGCTTACGCGCAGACGTCTCTGCCCATACTGCCACAACGAGCTGCCGGTGACCGCGGGGAAGGTGCCGAGCAACATCATTTCCATTATCGGCGCTTCCCAGGTCGGCAAATCGGTCTACATGACCTCGCTGATCCACACGCTCCAGCATACGACAGCCGGCCATTTTGGCGCCGCCTGCATGCCGCTGAACGCCGAAATCAGCCGAAAATTCCGCAGTTTGTATGAGGACCCGCTGTTCGAGCGCGGCGATCTGCTGTCTTCGACCCAGAAGGAGAAGATGCAGGAGCCGTTTATTTTTCAATTCGTGTTCAAGAATGAGGAGAAGCCTCCGTTGACGCTTGTTTTTTTCGATGTAGCGGGAGAGGGCATGGTTGATCAGGATTACCTCGGGCTGCACGGCCAGCATATCAAGAATTCGGCGGGAATCCTGTTCATGGTCGATCCGCTGCAAATTCGGTCCATCCGCGAAAAAATCCGCATCAATATCGGTGACCGCCCCGGCGAATGGGTATCGCAGTACGATGAGCCCCGGGACGTGGTCCTGACGATGTTCGGCGATTTCATCGCCTATCAGGAGAAGAGCAGAACGGAAATTCCAACCGCCGTTGTGCTGACCAAAAGCGATATGCTGCACTCGCTGAAGGACGAGGACGGGGATTACATTAAAGCGAACAGCAATGTGTTCAACAATTACGTTCACCGCGGGACGCTGAATATGGATGAGGTTGGCAATATCGACGGCGAGATCAGCCGTTTTATCGGAAAGGTGGACCGTCCGTTCAAGGATACGATGGATGTGTATTTCTCCAATACCGCCTACTTCGCGGTTTCGGCGCTTGGCAGCAATCCCGTCGATCAGAAAATCGAAGGCGTCGTCAGTCCCATCCGGGTGGACGAACCGTTCCTGTGGCTGCTGCACAAGCTGAAATTCATCGAGGGGAGCGATTAAGCGGTGAGTATTCATTCGGAAGCCGGCATCGCCCAGCAGATGTATACGCGTGAACGGCGCGGCGTTTACCGCTCCACTGAGGGCTTTGACACGGTGGCGAAGTCGGAGAGTCTGGACAATAATTTTGTCAAAAAAATACTGCACCCCTTCTGTCTGTACGACGCTCCGGCGGTGCTGGCCGCAAAAGGCGAGAAGGACGAGTCGCAGTATCCGCCCGCGCTGCATCTGTTCCATCTCGAGAGCGGGGAAACGGTGCTTGGGCAAAGTGTCTTCCAGCCTGCGGATTTCACGGGGCTGCGCAGTGCTTTTTTCACCCACAACTATGTTCTTCCCGCCTCGCGCGCCGAAGAAATCGTACGGGATTACGGCGGTTACCTGCATGCGGATTTTGCGAAAGGATTCAGTGGAGAACCGGGGGAAGCCCTGCCGGTGCTGAGCGGCATCCCGGTACCTCGCCGAAACCGCCCAAGGCCGGCTGACGTCCTGAAATCGCTGGGCATTGGCGAAGGAATGTTCAAAAGCTTGCTCCAGGCGGTCATGCAATCGGTGTCCGGCAAAAAGAAGATCTACGTATCGCTGAGCGCGCCCGTAAAAGAGCTGTCCTCGCGTGCCGCCGATCTGACGGAAGTGCTGCTGAGCTGTCTTCCCTTTGAATTCCGGCGCAGGCTCGGCGTCATCACATACGCGAAAGAGCCGCAAAGCCGCAAATACATCCACCTGACGTTCGTGGAGACAGGTTCGCTGCGCCCCGGAGACCGGGCGACGGAGAAGGATTTTATCTTCGATTTCGCCGCCGGACGGACGCTGAACGCCGATTTTGCCTCCACTCCGCAGCCATTCCTTGAGCTGGCCTGGGAGCTGCTGCGCGAACCCAAGGCCGCAGATGATTTTGCCGTGTTTGCGGATATCATGCTGGGAGGAAACAGCGCGGAGCGAAAGCTGTCGCTAGGGGCTTATAACGAACTGGCTGTTTTTTACCGGATTGAGCAGGGAAATGAAGCTTTATACACGGAGAACAAAAGCGCGGTGCTTAGCGGTCTGCTAGGCTATCTGGATGGAGAAGGGGCGCTGGAATCGAAAATCCGGCTGAATGATCTGTTCCTGGAGCGCTTTGACCGCGAGTTCGATGCCGTTCGGCAGAAAAACATTCCGGAGAAGGCAGTGCTGGAGAGCTTCCGGGATTACTTTTCACTGAAGGGACATAACTACCGGACGCGCATTGTGGATTATTTCATCAACGGGATGCTGAACGCGCAGAATGCGGGCCGCGATGATGCGCTGTCGGCGGCTTACAGCGTGATTGAAAGCAGCGGGGAACTGGCGGCAGCCTTTTTCAGCAAGCTGCTGACCACGCCGGTCTTTGCCCGGCTGCTGTTTCAGCCTTATGTGGAATCGAGGCTTGCATCCGCCGCGAGAGCCGCGGACCTGCTGGAATTTGTCGTGCATTGGGACAGGTTCATGCCGGAAGCGCTGAGGCAGCCTGCCGTCGTTGACGGCCTCAGGGACTATCTGCCCGAGAAGCTGGAGCGGGAACGCGATCCTGTGGCGGCCGTGGCGGCGATCCACGATTACATTGAACTAGCGGAGAAAGACCGCCGCAAGAGAGCCGGAATCAGCCCCGAAGCGCTGGCGCTTCAGAAGGAGCTGGCCGCAGCGGCGGACCGGTATTTGCTGGACCGCCTTTCGCTTGCCGACATTACCGAGGAGCAGCTGCTGGAGCTGTCATTCGTCCGGTTTTCGCTCGATATGGGCGAGTGGGACCCGCCGCTTGACCTGCAGAGCAGACGTAAGGCGAATGTGCTGCGGGCGGCGTACCGTTGGTTCGGCGAAGAGAATCCGGACGAGCATATCTTTGACGGATTGTCCCCGCAGGAGATGGACGATGTGCAGCTGCTCGGACGGCGCTGGCTGAAGGAGGGCCGGGGGGCAGAGCCATTCGCCCGCCTGCCGCTTGCCTTCTACCACAGCCGTTCCCGCGAGGGAGGGCCGCTGGAGTACGACGCGCTGCTGGAGCATGTCCGCCGCAAAGCGGATGGCGATAAAGAGGCGGTGTACCGCTTTTTGGCCTGGTCGCAGGATAGTCCGCTATTTTCCATTTCCTCCAAGAAGCTTCATCCGGGCTATCGGCGGGCTATTCTGAAGTATTTTGCGGGCCATGACCGTGAAGCTTTCAAGAACCGCGATTTTCGTAAAAATTATATGGCCGCAGCCAGACCGGCTCTTCAAAGCGTCTACGGCGAAGCCCGGTCGCAGTTGGCCCCGCCGCTGGCGCGGTGGGTGCGCCGCAGCCCGTCTCGGCTGATGATCTTCGGCGCGGCCGTCATCGTTCTGGTAATTGCCGGAGTTCTGGCCGCCAGCTTACTGAAAGGCAGCGGAGACGAGGCCGCTCCGGCAGCCTCGCCGCAGCCTTCGCCTTCGCAGGGGACGGGGAACGTGAGTTATCCTGAAGCTGCCGCTTATCTTGAGTCTGGCGACGGTAAGGGCGGAAGCTCGCTGATGTTCGCCTTCGCCTCTGCTGACGCCTGCCGAGAGTTTAACCCTGCCGAGATTAAAGTGGATTCCGGAACAGGAGAAGCTGTCATATATAAAGTTGGCGGTCTGGACCATAGCTGTGGGGCTCCGGGATCCCCAGCTCCTTCGGGCACCGCGGACGCGGGGGATTCCGGCGCTGCAGGCGTTACGGGAACGGCGGTGGATGGAAACGGTGGAACGGGCGGGAATGGAACGGATGGAAATCCGGCGGACTTAGAGACCCATCCGGAAGGAACGGCATCCGGCGGAGCGTCTTCGCCGGCTTCGGCTGCTCCAACGGATTCTATGGAAGATGCGGCCGGAGCAGCCGGTTCGCCTTCACCGTCAGGAGAGCCGCTTGCCGCTTCTAGCGCGCCGGTATCCCCGGTCCCGGCCGATAATGGCCCCGCACCGTCAGGACCAGCACCTTACCAGGTGAAGGTAACGCTGGTTTCTTCTCCGGAGCTGTCTGCCGGAAGCATGATCGAGGCCGAAGACTACACGCTGGTCCTGATGGATGATCCGCGTCCGGCATCATCTCCGGCGGCTCCCATAAGCGCGAGCCCGGCGGCGGAATAACGATGAGCTTCCCGTTTATTTTTACGCTTGAATGGCTGGCAATGTATGGACAACCCCTCCGATAACCGATATGATAAAGATTGTCGAAAATTTAATATATTCTTAAAAAGGTGCGGGTCTTGAAAGCCCGCTTAAAAGGGAAGCCGGTTGGAGTCCGGCGCGGTCCCGCCACTGTATATGCGGAGCGATCCTCTGAAATCTGCCACTGTTCTCGTAGAACGGGAAGGCGAGAGGGAGCGGTGAGGCATGAGCCAGGAGACCTGCCTTTTCTAGTCAAGGCCCGGGTGTCCTTCGGGGGGTGAGGACACGCGGACATTTGCGCGCGGCTGATGCTAAGGATGATTGAAGGCATCGGTTCCGGCCCGATTTACTGAAAGACCGTCCCTCTTTGGGGCGGTCTTTTTTTGAAATATAAGACTTTATAAGCTTCACGCCTATCGTTTGGTCTTATATTTTTACGAGAAACGTACCTGCGTCTTGAAAAGACGCCGTCAGGCGTTTCTTCTTACTTGGGAGACTCCCACAAATTCAAGAGAAAGAGGTTGAGTAATGAAGAGCAGGATTTCTTCCAAAATGTTTGCGCTGGGAATGTCCTTATTGATGATTTTCTCATTGCTGGGCGTGCCGTTTGCTCCGGCTGGACGGGCTCTTGCCGAGACGGCGGCTGCCGGTTACCAGGAAGAGGGCGTAACGGATGCCTTGAACGCTGCGGACGCGGCTTCATCATCACAGTCGGTCAGCGTAACGGATGCCGTTTATTCTGCGGCGGAGTATATTCTGAAGCAGGGCGTCGCCTCGGAATGGCAGGCGATC from Paenibacillus sophorae encodes:
- a CDS encoding TRAFAC clade GTPase domain-containing protein, whose product is MSFFSRFLKKNQPQPRPLFYDIVCPYCFSKFAPSDVVFRATHSREDDEDYALGEDDALNKYRDLFGLDSVDDLEAIIPPSDIPEEHHHYTDHVLTGLTDRYGMLTRRRLCPYCHNELPVTAGKVPSNIISIIGASQVGKSVYMTSLIHTLQHTTAGHFGAACMPLNAEISRKFRSLYEDPLFERGDLLSSTQKEKMQEPFIFQFVFKNEEKPPLTLVFFDVAGEGMVDQDYLGLHGQHIKNSAGILFMVDPLQIRSIREKIRINIGDRPGEWVSQYDEPRDVVLTMFGDFIAYQEKSRTEIPTAVVLTKSDMLHSLKDEDGDYIKANSNVFNNYVHRGTLNMDEVGNIDGEISRFIGKVDRPFKDTMDVYFSNTAYFAVSALGSNPVDQKIEGVVSPIRVDEPFLWLLHKLKFIEGSD
- a CDS encoding vWA domain-containing protein — protein: MQRKLNLLLLLFSLIGGAVAFCLGELLLGRLLGEWPSILVVGLYFAIVALGMGLGCLLAEMISPRLNGWSWRQRYLGLSWKLLPLAVVILLGVGILMEFVYELNFGGLRPVKDIVMVIDDSGSMEQSDPGNSRYSAARDLVMRMDGDNKVAVLTFSDEAAVVQPLTSLAKAENREQVTGAINTLRTTQGGTNLSGALSEALNVINGDSSSGRGAMVILLSDGVSRLDTSTELRAYVDQGISVNTIGLSITDPSGPALLKAIAATTGGQYYDVTDANRLADIFRQIYDRLGDRTLLTERTDNTQHSPYYGALRILSIVLIGAGLGLGLGIVFDNRHLAKSFGLGGIASGFLAGFTLEYGLGSHGFLNAMVRLLAVLLLTGVIALFTAIVPVGEGRLTRKGRGEAQSLPRSSQGFPARGKRSSKGF